CAAGGGGGATGTCAGATCGTCATCGGTGACAAATCGGGGGGGATTCGCTGCCAGCCACAAACTATAGCGAGCCCGAGCGGTGGCTAAGTCTAGGGCCGTGGCGATCGCCAACAGAGCTTCTAAGTCAGGTTGGACTGCTGCTACCTTTGCCGTCAAAGTACTGCGAATGGCCTCCGATTCAGCCGCTTCCTGCTGCCGCAGTTGCCGTAGCTGATTGTTAACGTTCACCGTGGCGTGGGGTTCCACATACAGGGTGGCTCCACTCATGGAGGTGTCATGGACAATCCCAGGAACTAGATCTCGATGGGTGGCTTTGACTGGAATCACAAACCGTTCGGCCCGCTGGGTGATGAGGGATTCCTGAATCGCATTGGCCTGCCGTTGCAGCAACCGTTGCAGCAGCTCATAGACCCGCTCCCGACCCTGGCGTTGCTGCTCGCGAATCCCCGCTAATTTTGAACTAGCACGGTCGGTCACCTCCCCACGCTCGTCAATGCAGTGATAAATCTCCTGCTCCAGTTCGGGATAGGTGCGCAGATCCGCCACGAGGGTGGTCAACCCAGGACAGTCCGGTTGGCTATCAATCACCCGCCGGAGTTGGCGCACCCCTGCCAGGGTGGTGGCAATGGCAAACAGTGCCATCCCGGACAGGGTTCCCCGCCGTTGCGCTCGCTCCAGGGATTCCCCAATGTCCTCAATGCCCTCAAAGCTCAAACAGGTTTTCAAGCGTGTTTCCAGGTTGTAGACCTCTTGGGTCTGATCCAGGAGGTACTGACTCTCGGCCTGGGTCGGGGGAATCGGCAGGTGTCGAGCGGCGATCGCCCCCAGTTTGGTACTGGCAAAGGTGGCTAAATGCTGGCATAGCCGGGGCCATTCCAGCAGTTCCAGGGTTTCCGTTTCGATCAAATCAGTCTGCCTCAACTGCAAGGGGCACCACTGCGGTTACCACCGCCAATGGTTCATAGAGATACTCAAAGGCATTGCCATCCGGATCTTGCCCATAGAAGGAAGCGGTGCCATCCCGATGCTGCAAAATCGGACTCACAGGAATGCCAGCGCCCTGGAGTTGGGTGTGGGAGAGGGTCAGTTCGGCGCGATCGCTGAAGACAAACCCAAAGTGTGCCCTTGCTTGGGCATAGCTAGGACTCAAAAGCGCCAATCCATCGTCCCCAGCTTTCAGGTAAGCCCAGTCCTGATCCTGCCACACCAAATCCAGTCCCAGGTCTTGGTAGAACTGGGCGGCTCGTGCCACATCCTCTACACAGATCGCCACATGCCCCAAGCGTTTCAGTTTCATCCTGCTTTGATTACCATGGGTCTCTTGCATCCATTCTAGAGAAGTTTCCGGCCATCTCCAGTCCCCTCCCCGGAAGGGGCGGTAATCGTCAATAGGGTAACGGGATTGAGGGGACTCCACCGCGTTAAGGCAGCCAGGGGGATGGCGCGGGCAATCTGCACCTGTAGCAACCGCTGTTGCCACCCAGCCAGGGACAACTCACTGGATTGAAACCAGGTCAGAGCTTGATGCAGATGCTCCAGGGTTGCCAGTGCCAGCACGATCACGCCCTGGGGTTTGAGCCGCTGGGGGGCGATCGCCAACATCGATGGTAAATTGCCGCCGCTACCACCAATAAAAATCCGGTCGGGGTCAGGCAGCAATTGCAAGGCTGCGGGAGCCTCCCCTGGGCAGACTGTGACGTTGTTGACCTGGAATCGCTGACAGTTTTGCTGAATCAGGGTAACGCCGATGGCGGTTTTTTCAATGGCATAGACCTGAGCCGTGGGCACAAGGCGAGCGACTTCGATTGCCACCGAGCCAGTGCCGGCTCCCACATCCCAGACCACCTGCTGGGGTTGCAGCGCTAATTCTGCCAGAATCAGGGTACGAATTTCGCGTTTGCTGATCAGTCCCGGCTGATCGGGGAAATTCAAAAAATAGGGATCGGGCAGCCCCAGTAAGGGCAATTCATCCGGGGGAGGGATCGCCCCAGATTCAACCCCTAGCAGTACCACAACGTTCAGCGGCACCAAGTCAGCGGCTGAGTGGGCTGCGAGTTCAACGGGGCTGAAGCACTGCAGGTGTTCATCCGGGCCGCCGAGGTTCTCACACACCCAGCAGTGGTAAGCCTGGGATAAATCCAGGGTTAGAAGTAACTGGGCGATCGCCCTCGGGGTATGGGTGGGGTCGGTGAGTACCGCAATTTTGCCATGGCGCTGCTGCAAAGCCTGAATCAAGGCCTGCGGCGATCGCCCATGGACACTCAAGACCTGGGCATCTTGCCAGGGAACCTTGATGCGGTTAAAGGCCAGTTGCACGGCACTGAGGTGGGGGTAAAAGCTGAGGGAGTCTGGGGGGAGTGCCGCCAGTAATAAACGCCCCAAACCGAAAATAAAGGGTCCCCCGAGGTCAGAATGACAATCCGCTGCGTTGCCGATGCCTCAACCGTCAACCGCTGCCGTAACGCTGCGATCACCAGGGTGAGATCCGTTAAAACCAGCCGCTCTGCCGGATGCTGGGGGAAGTAACTCAAATGACGCGGACTGCCCACTAACACCGTAGCGCTGGTAACCAGCTGCTGCACGGTTGCCGTTAATCCCGCCGATCCGTCTAAGCCAATGCCCACCACATGGATCGGGGTCATCGGAGAGCTTCCCAAGCCAGCACCAACAGGGCATTGACGATCGCCGCTGCCACGGGGGAACCGCCCTTGCGTCCCGTGACACGAATCTGAGGCACTGCCAGTTGAGCCAGGGCTGCTTTCGATTCCAGCACTGCAATAAACCCCACGGGGACTCCAATGACACTCACGCCTTGGGGGCGGTCTTGTAGTTCAGCACACAGCGCTAGGAGGGCTGTTGGAGCATTGCCAATCACATAGATTGCCTCCGGCACCGTTTGCAAACATTGCAAGATCCCGGTTTCCGTGCGAGTTCGCCCCGGCAGCGGAGCCGACACCTGCTCGATGGCACTGATCAAGGGGTTGCCAAAGGTTTGAGCAACCATACTACTAATGCCCTGTTTGACCATGGTGACATCCGTGACGATGGGAATTCCTTGGGCTAACTGGCGAATCATGGTGGCGATCGCCCCAGGACTGAAGCGAATCAGGTGTTGGAAGTCAAAATCAGCAGTACTGTGAATCACCCGCCGGACAACGGCATACTCTTGGGGACTGAGGCTATGCGCCCCGATCTCTTGATCAATGACGGCAAAGCTTTGTTGCAGAATCGGATGGTGAACTAAGGTCATGGATGCGGGGTAGGGCAAGGGAGAGACACCACGGCCTTAAAACTCCAACACTGGCCAGTCAGGTTGCCGATGATAGTTGGTCATGTCCTCAAACCTTCGCAGCTCAGCCCGGTGAACCGCCAGCACCTGGGGGGCATCTAACCACTGCTGGTTCAAGGTTTCCAGAAGGTCGCAAAATTGGAACCGATCAAAATCGGGGGAGATATCCACAAAATATCCCAGGGTAATATGGGCGGTGAAGCCATACTGCTGCTCAATTCCCAGCGCCATCAAGCCTGGATCTTGGTAGAGCGATCGCCGCAACTTCGTCATCCGGGTGTAGGCATCCTCATCCGTTGGCACGAGACAAACCGCTAAGGCTCTGGGCATGAGAATCAACCCCAATACCTGCATCCCCAGAGGCTGCTGTTGCCCCAGCAGGGGTTGACTCTGCTGAAAAACTGTCGGTGATTGTCCCCTGGAGTTGGGCTTCAAACCCTGGGTTCTCTGTGGTGGCATGCAAAAAGGCACTGTCCCAAATCAGATCGGCCAAGGTGAGATGGAAGCTCTCGGGGGGTAACCGCTGCCATGAACCCAGGCATCAGCTGCTGAAGTAATTGTTGTTGGCAGACTTGCAAACTTTGGTAGATCAAGTCATTTTCAGGATCTTCACTCCAGGGTGGTGTAATCACGGTATAGCCAGGAAATGGTAACGCCTCCAGCTTCCCTGGTATAGACTGCCGATATTTGGGGGACTCCTGGAGATGCTGGATCTGCGATCTATAGGTATCTACCAGGGTCATCCGCGTGACACGATTTAGGTAGATCTGATAACTCTCGTCCAATCTCGATTACCTCGTTAGGTGTGCTCTATGCCAATTTACCTCTACTGGGGAGAGGATGAGTTTGCGATCGCCCAGGCAGCGAGCGCCCTGCAAACTCAATATCTTGACCCGCAATGGGCGAGCTTTAACTATGATAAGGTGATCCCCGACCAGGCCGATGGGGTGATTCAAGGATTGAACCTGGCAATGACCCCGGTGTTTGGCGTTGGCTGTCGGCTAGTTTGGTTGGTAGACACTACCCTAACGCAACAATGTTCGGAACCTCTGCTGGCTGAGCTAGAGCGCACCCTGCCTGTCTTACCAGAGACCTCAGTGGTGCTCCTCACCAGTCGCAATAAGCCAGATGGTCGGCTCAAGTCTACGAAACTCCTCCAGAAGTGGGCTAACATTCGGGAGTTTTCTCTGATTCCCCCCTGGAAAACCGATCTCCTGCTCCAGCAAGTCCGGCAGGTTGCCCAAGAAACGGGGGTCAAACTCACCACGGCGGGGGCTGAACTCCTAGCTCAAGCAGTCGGTAACAACACGCGGCAATTATTTTGTGAACTCGAGAAACTCCGTCTCTATAGTGGGGAGCAGCGGGGTCAGACCACTCCGCCCTTGGATGCAGCCGTGATTGCCTCCCTGGTGATCGTGAATACCCAGAGTAGCTTGCAATTAGCAGCTGCTATTCGTCAGCGGCAGACCGCCCAGGCTTTAGAATTAGTCATAGATTTGATCAATCGCAATGAACCTGCCCTCAGAATTGTCGCCACCCTTGTCGGACAGTTTCGCATCTGGTTGTGGGTGAAGCTCATGGTTGAAAGTGGAGTCCGGGATGAGGCTGAGATTGCAAGGGCTGCCGAAGTCAGCAATCCCAAACGCATCTATTTCCTGCAACAGGAGGTGAAGCCGTTGTCGTTGCGACGACTGCGGCGAACGCTAGGTTTGTTGTTAGATCTGGAAACTAGACTCAAGCAGGGGGCTGAGGAGGTTTCGACCCTCCAGACCAAGATCATTGAATTGTGTCAGTGAGCGGCTCCGGCATCCGCATCAGGAGCAGCGATCACCCTAGAAGCGAGATCTGGTGATTCCCTGATCTGGAACTTCTTCCCTCGAAAATAGTTCAGAGTAATTCAGGTCCACCTTGATTCCGGGTTTGTGTTGGGTCAACGAAACAAAACTATGACAAACTCTCTGCACCATGCCTTCAGACGTAACCTGAATCGGGTGCTTGCACGGTCGCTAGTGGTAGGGGCGATCGTCACCGCAGGGATTTTGGGAGGGATCGTACCCAGTTGGACTGGAACGTCCTACAAACTGGCACTGAGTTCTCTGGCCGCTGCTCAGACCTTCAGTGACAGTGAAATTACCAACTATGCCAGAGCCGTGCTGGCGATTGAACCTGTGAGGCAGGCAGCTTTTAATGAAATTAAGCGCACCGTCAGTGCTGGTGACTTATCGTCTGTTGTGTGTAATCGCCAAGCAGGTATTGCCCGATTACCTCGCAGCATTCGTCGGGTTGTGGTTGATTATTGTCGCCAGTCTAAGACCATTGTCGAAAGCTATGGACTGACCCCTTCCCGGTTTAACGAGATTACCCTCAAGATCCGCAACGATCAGGAACTCCAGCAATTGGTGCAGCGAGAATTACTCCGCCTCCAGCGCAATCGCTGAGACGCAATCTAGCCCCCCCTCAACTCAGCCCTCAGCGACGTACTTTACCAGTGAAACCAGCAGCCTTAAATTGTTCTAGCTGTAGTGGCGTCGGTTGACTTTCTGGCACCGAGATTCTTAACTCAAATTCCCCTTCACCCGGAGGTATCGTTTCGATGGCACCTAAGCGAGTGCGGTTCTGCATCACAGGGTTGCCATTGGCATCATAAATCCGCCCAAAGATATCCGCGTTATAAATGACTTTGCCAGAGGGATTCAGGGTTTTGCCCGTGACAATGTAGCAGTGAGCAGCCATCAAGACCCCACCACTGTCAACTGCTCCCTCCCCAACATCAGCTGGGCATTCGTGATAGGAAAGGTTAGACAGCTTGATTTGGGTCAGGGCTAGGGCATCGGGAGGTAACACAGCACTGCACATCCACAGGAGGATGCCGATCAGGAAAATCGTCACGGCTCGCAATCCCATAGATGCCCTCAACGGTAAGTCGATCAAGATGGTGGCTATATCACTAGCCTCAGCTCCACTCTAGCAAACTATCGTGCTGGTCAGGCCAGCTAAGAATACGCAACTGGATGGGGAGCAGTTTAACCAACGGTTTTAAGATGCCGTTCCAGGGCTTGACGCATCACGGCGATGGGCACGGGTTGCCCCAACCAGCTTTCTAAGGCAATGGCTCCCTGCTGGACGAGCATTTCCAGGCCATCGAGGGCGATCGCCCCCCGTTGTTGTGCCAGTTCCAGGAAGCGGGTGGGTCGGGGGGTATAAATTAAGTCGTAGGCGATCGCCCCAGGGCGTAAATCTGCCAATGCTGTCTCGGTAACCGGGGAGGCTTGCACCTGGGGATACATGCCGATGGGTGTGGTATTCACCAGCAGGTTGGCCTGGGGAATTAAGGGGGGGAAATCAGCCCATAGACAGGTTTGTATCGGCGTTGCCAGTGCCGTGTTGTCCCAACTTTGGCGAAGGGCCTCCAGCTTTTGGGGATCTCTGCCGACGACCCAGATGCTCCTACAGCCCAACTGGGCACAGCCTGCGACCACAGCTCGGGCAGCCCCCCCATTACCCAGAATGACGGCAACCCGCTGGCTCCAGTCCCAGGGATAGGCTCGCAGGGGTGCTAAGAATCCGGCCATATCTGTATTGGTTCCCACCCATCCCTGGTCAGTCCATTGCACCATATTCACCGCACCAATGGCACGAGCTGTCTCTGAAACCTCGGTCAATAACGGTACAATCGCCTGTTTATGGGGAATGGTGACGCTGAAACCCTGAACTCCTATCACTGCCAAACCGGCGATCGCCACCCGCAGATCCGCAGCCCGAATCGGGAAGGGTAAATAGGCATAATCTAGGCCCATGGCTGCCAGGGCGGCATTGTGCATCACCGGGGAAAGGGAATGCCCAATGGGATCGCCAATCACCCCTAGTAATTTGGTCTGACCTGTAATCATGGTGCGCTCCTCCGTCTGTGCTTGGGCCTAAGATCTTGCTTTCACGATCTCATAGGAATGGCGAGCGACCAATAGTCTCCCAGGGGCACCCCCCAGAGTTTGGTAAAATCAATCGGAATTTAAGTCGATTGAAACTTTGCTAGCAGCCTTACTTTACGGTTCCGAAGATCTCCGCCTAGAAACCGTCCCCGACCCCACCCCCGCCCCTGGAGAAGTGGTGATTCAGGTCACAACTGCCACCACCTGCGGTACCGATCTCAAGGTGTGGCGTCGCGGCGGCCATGCCAAGATGCTGAAGCCCCCCACCCTGTTTGGCCATGAAGCTGTGGGGCGCATTGTCGCCCTAGGGGCAGGGGTGACGGATTGGCGGGTGGGTGATCGCGTAGTTGCCAATAATTCGGCACCCTGTTTGCGCTGGTTTTTTCTGCCAGCGTCAGGAGTTTTCCCTCTGTACGCACCTATGTTTCAACAATGGCACCTTTGCCGAATACTTGAAAATTCCAGCGGCGATCGTGGCCCAAAATCTGCTGCCCATTCCCCCAGGGTTACCCGATGAACTGGCGGCCATGACCGAACCCCTTGCCTGTGTCTTGCACGGTGTGGCCCGTTCCCAACTGCAACGGGGGCATGAGGGCGAATTGCGGCAACGGGTTGTCGTGATTGGCGATGGGGCTATTGGCTTGATGTTTGTCGCCGCATTGCAAGCCTATCGGGTAGATGTGTTGCTGTGCGGGGGCAATCACCAACGGCTTGCCATTGGTCACCAGTTTGGTGCCACCCAGATCCTGAACCATCATCAGATGACGGATCTGCCAGCGTTTGTCAAAGACTGGGGCGAAGGTTGGGGGGCCGATGTGGTCATTGAAGCCACGGGAGTTCCAGCGGTCTGGGAAGCCGCGATCGCCTGTGCGCGGCCGGGGGCGATCGTCAACCTGTTCGGTGGCTGCCCTCGGGATACGACGATCACTGTGAATACAGAGCAGTTGCACTATGGGGAGTTGACCCTGAAAGGCGTTTTCCATAACACCCCCTTCCATGTGCGATCGGCCTTAGCGTTGCTGGCGAGTCGCCAGATTGCCTTTGAGAACTTGATCAGTGATCACCAACCGCTACAGGCATTAGAGCAAGTATTTCAAGCCATGAAGCAGCGGCGGGCGATCAAGGTTGCCATTCATCCCTGAACCCTCAACGGTTTGGGTTCCCACCATCGATGGGTGAAATCATGCATTCATTTCTGGGGATGGAGCTTGGGTTACTGCAAGCGTTCCCTCAGGTGATCGCCCACTCGTAACGCATTTGCAATCACCGTCAAAGCAGGGCTAACACTGGCATTGGAGGGAAAGAAACTACTATCGACCACGTAAAGATTATCCAGATCATGGGCACGGCAGTTGGGGTCGAGGACGGAAGTGGCCGGATCATCGCCAAAGCGACAGGTGCCACACTGGTTTGCCATCACCTGAATCGGTACCTCCCCCCGAGGATGCATCACTCCCTGCTGAAACCCATCCAGATCCTTTTCAATGGCTTTTAACACATCAGTCCAGCGATAAATTAAGCGATCGTGGGCCTCACTGTTGTTAGGAGTGTAGTCCACAAACAATTTATCCCCTTCAAACCGCACACGGTTATTGGGATCGGGCAAATCCTCGGTCTGTGCCCACCAGCCTATGGATCGGGTTGCTAACTGCTTTAACCCAAAACCGGGCATAAATTTTGCCATGACCGAAAACAGCGGCGGGGCTTCGGCAAAAATCACATCGGCGAGCAGCCCCCCGGAATTGTGAATGTGCCCCATGGGATAAGGAAAATCGGCATCCCCCCAATAGAAATCATTGACACAGACGGTCTTGTGAAAGGCTCCCGAATTGGCTTTGGTACTCAGTTGCACCACCACGGTCATCAAGCTTTTCATCAAATGACGCCCGACCAAATCGGAACTGTTGGCTAAGCCATGGGGGTGGCGATCGCTCACCGAGCGTAACAGCAACGCCGCTGAGTTCACTGCACCACAGGCCAGCACCACAATATCTGCCAGAAACAGGTAGGCTTGTCCACCGATCTCCGCTTCTACCCCTTTCACCACCCGACCCGATGGATTGGTGTGGAGACAAACCACCTTCGCCCCGGTTTTCAGGGTGACATTGGCATGGGTGAGGGCGGGGACAATACCACTGACCTCGGAATCGTTGGTTGGATCGTCCTCCTGGCGGGTAAGACCTAAGGGCAGGGGAGAGGGATGAAGACCTTGCTGGGCGATCGCCCCATAGATTTCGGCAATTTGAGGAACCTGAGCCACGGGTGGAAAAGGATATGCAGCGCTCCGGGGAGGTTCGGTGGGTTCGCAGTTCGCCTGACCGTGAACGTTGTAAAGGACTTCGGCTTCGGTGTAGTAAGGCTCAAAGTCTGAATATTTCAAACACCACTCAGGGGAGATGCCAGCTTGGTGATTGACCGCCTCAAAGTCCCGCTCCCGGAATCTCAGCAAAGCCGCCCCATAGATTTTGGTATTGCCGCCGATCGCATAATTGGTTTGGGGAGAAAACGGCTCTCCAGCACTGTCGTACCACTGCTCCGGCGCATGATAGCGTTCGCGCTTGAATATATCGACGTTACTGCGATTCTGCTCCTCTAGGGGCATAAAATCCCCCCGCTCCAGAATTAAGATCTTTTTCCCCGTGGGAGCCAGTTTAGCGGCGAGGGTACCGCCCCCCGCGCCTGTACCCACAATAATTAGATCGTAG
Above is a genomic segment from Neosynechococcus sphagnicola sy1 containing:
- a CDS encoding alcohol dehydrogenase catalytic domain-containing protein, producing the protein MLAALLYGSEDLRLETVPDPTPAPGEVVIQVTTATTCGTDLKVWRRGGHAKMLKPPTLFGHEAVGRIVALGAGVTDWRVGDRVVANNSAPCLRWFFLPASGVFPLYAPMFQQWHLCRILENSSGDRGPKSAAHSPRVTR
- the holA gene encoding DNA polymerase III subunit delta, which produces MPIYLYWGEDEFAIAQAASALQTQYLDPQWASFNYDKVIPDQADGVIQGLNLAMTPVFGVGCRLVWLVDTTLTQQCSEPLLAELERTLPVLPETSVVLLTSRNKPDGRLKSTKLLQKWANIREFSLIPPWKTDLLLQQVRQVAQETGVKLTTAGAELLAQAVGNNTRQLFCELEKLRLYSGEQRGQTTPPLDAAVIASLVIVNTQSSLQLAAAIRQRQTAQALELVIDLINRNEPALRIVATLVGQFRIWLWVKLMVESGVRDEAEIARAAEVSNPKRIYFLQQEVKPLSLRRLRRTLGLLLDLETRLKQGAEEVSTLQTKIIELCQ
- a CDS encoding VOC family protein — encoded protein: MKLKRLGHVAICVEDVARAAQFYQDLGLDLVWQDQDWAYLKAGDDGLALLSPSYAQARAHFGFVFSDRAELTLSHTQLQGAGIPVSPILQHRDGTASFYGQDPDGNAFEYLYEPLAVVTAVVPLAVEAD
- a CDS encoding DUF4168 domain-containing protein, yielding MTNSLHHAFRRNLNRVLARSLVVGAIVTAGILGGIVPSWTGTSYKLALSSLAAAQTFSDSEITNYARAVLAIEPVRQAAFNEIKRTVSAGDLSSVVCNRQAGIARLPRSIRRVVVDYCRQSKTIVESYGLTPSRFNEITLKIRNDQELQQLVQRELLRLQRNR
- a CDS encoding shikimate dehydrogenase, with the protein product MITGQTKLLGVIGDPIGHSLSPVMHNAALAAMGLDYAYLPFPIRAADLRVAIAGLAVIGVQGFSVTIPHKQAIVPLLTEVSETARAIGAVNMVQWTDQGWVGTNTDMAGFLAPLRAYPWDWSQRVAVILGNGGAARAVVAGCAQLGCRSIWVVGRDPQKLEALRQSWDNTALATPIQTCLWADFPPLIPQANLLVNTTPIGMYPQVQASPVTETALADLRPGAIAYDLIYTPRPTRFLELAQQRGAIALDGLEMLVQQGAIALESWLGQPVPIAVMRQALERHLKTVG
- the cbiT gene encoding precorrin-6Y C5,15-methyltransferase (decarboxylating) subunit CbiT — translated: MCENLGGPDEHLQCFSPVELAAHSAADLVPLNVVVLLGVESGAIPPPDELPLLGLPDPYFLNFPDQPGLISKREIRTLILAELALQPQQVVWDVGAGTGSVAIEVARLVPTAQVYAIEKTAIGVTLIQQNCQRFQVNNVTVCPGEAPAALQLLPDPDRIFIGGSGGNLPSMLAIAPQRLKPQGVIVLALATLEHLHQALTWFQSSELSLAGWQQRLLQVQIARAIPLAALTRWSPLNPVTLLTITAPSGEGTGDGRKLL
- a CDS encoding cobalt-precorrin-8X methylmutase — protein: MTLVHHPILQQSFAVIDQEIGAHSLSPQEYAVVRRVIHSTADFDFQHLIRFSPGAIATMIRQLAQGIPIVTDVTMVKQGISSMVAQTFGNPLISAIEQVSAPLPGRTRTETGILQCLQTVPEAIYVIGNAPTALLALCAELQDRPQGVSVIGVPVGFIAVLESKAALAQLAVPQIRVTGRKGGSPVAAAIVNALLVLAWEALR
- a CDS encoding GMC oxidoreductase, which translates into the protein MIIDDQSYDLIIVGTGAGGGTLAAKLAPTGKKILILERGDFMPLEEQNRSNVDIFKRERYHAPEQWYDSAGEPFSPQTNYAIGGNTKIYGAALLRFRERDFEAVNHQAGISPEWCLKYSDFEPYYTEAEVLYNVHGQANCEPTEPPRSAAYPFPPVAQVPQIAEIYGAIAQQGLHPSPLPLGLTRQEDDPTNDSEVSGIVPALTHANVTLKTGAKVVCLHTNPSGRVVKGVEAEIGGQAYLFLADIVVLACGAVNSAALLLRSVSDRHPHGLANSSDLVGRHLMKSLMTVVVQLSTKANSGAFHKTVCVNDFYWGDADFPYPMGHIHNSGGLLADVIFAEAPPLFSVMAKFMPGFGLKQLATRSIGWWAQTEDLPDPNNRVRFEGDKLFVDYTPNNSEAHDRLIYRWTDVLKAIEKDLDGFQQGVMHPRGEVPIQVMANQCGTCRFGDDPATSVLDPNCRAHDLDNLYVVDSSFFPSNASVSPALTVIANALRVGDHLRERLQ
- a CDS encoding zinc-dependent alcohol dehydrogenase, which gives rise to MKIPAAIVAQNLLPIPPGLPDELAAMTEPLACVLHGVARSQLQRGHEGELRQRVVVIGDGAIGLMFVAALQAYRVDVLLCGGNHQRLAIGHQFGATQILNHHQMTDLPAFVKDWGEGWGADVVIEATGVPAVWEAAIACARPGAIVNLFGGCPRDTTITVNTEQLHYGELTLKGVFHNTPFHVRSALALLASRQIAFENLISDHQPLQALEQVFQAMKQRRAIKVAIHP